In Ptiloglossa arizonensis isolate GNS036 chromosome 6, iyPtiAriz1_principal, whole genome shotgun sequence, a single window of DNA contains:
- the Chro gene encoding chromodomain-containing protein chromator isoform X1 — translation MEGGDGPSAISSNPTAIKAAQEEMGRLDVLVCGQCHSVFHFIEEFQEHRTKEGACTHISHFRENSNNEQKAQVWAFLLWKDSQIQQEGQDKDSTNSWKLYQKWCKMDTHIRDSWIAAGKTIQTFTKISNAKMQDVPRQNQSSNAEGKPVVVRKVIRNGQPEEADSKKDGKGLEAKNQKHYESFDTEGEKKEKPKLKPSIKPKGKSSKAGDEDRDSSDEEYTVEKILAKRFNPKKRCSEYLLKWEGYGHEHNTWEPAEHVATCKHLLEEFERNLAKQKELKAAQQQANAKAAGRGGHPAQKTVIKAEAKPGPSTAAQVGRPMRSSKSKAMDQVKQWCGSMKDEDNDLLGKRRMDYSESDSEDGGSSAAKRVKGDTGSDEDWTGESEEERLLGRSDVIQRAFNRANAQSNGSNRASGSSSDLATSLGLQSPEGAKSNQPPVLVANAKGVVKVDPKQMPNLTSGVYVMSRKDGIIKLDSSPSGKLAVKGSPTAQGVLMVQNRDNTNVVRKQVISASQSNSVTPVKVVSKMDGSQVVTQMKVVSKPVAGKAGGTQKTEPIKIQPKPDPTQLPQIHVVTAVPAPITLQPRISTGIRPGPVTGQRSADGRPLLPRPPLRATTPTSVLGIGSTIRTPVRAPAPRQVQSQQTRQVLQKRTTAVTTQSNSVSPGNVTQIRPKFTVLSPQPKQVAKSGTSPVQQAKQPQKTQIGKPQSLLSPQQKLLMAKRKAQEAAGIVKPGGRGLLAGARATTGRGRGKLVDTSTATTPGNKPKESKLAEGDGLHMEFHEVGSEESSSEGEPELPPPEADTITTAEPDSPPRPFTLCPLTGRIIGPDGEPVEQPAEPEPEPEPTTPLSTVKTPTSTTTESIDVAATTTTAELVLPSLDSLTEAGGIMRVEMSPGGTTGTIVQTSEPAQINLSSVAVPAPDLPCLDDTAPAVAAPVTTATTSLTEATPSSEASIAAGLSTATVTSTSTIAIASTDVTKTEEKVPEERKVSEDASNLVTITGEDGVVYQVTGQAEDGQTLLVTRDADGEQQCVYVTTEQQGDDGSVLTLDHAVAEAVAQLIPDQVNLASQFYVKEGGTEPAENPMVMSIMDNANTTDVTEGQEDGDGHGQVVAQVVQAEEPTPGGTRRVVLLLPDGNLMMTEVTEEQYAALGLGK, via the exons aTGGAGGGAGGCGATGGCCCTTCAGCCATCAGTAGCAATCCTACTGCTATTAAAG CTGCACAAGAAGAAATGGGAAGGTTAGACGTTCTTGTATGTGGACAGTGCCATtcagtttttcattttattgaGGAATTTCAAGAGCATCGTACAAAGGAAGGCGCTTGTACTCATATATCGCATTTTCGTGAAAATAGTAAT AATGAACAGAAAGCACAAGTGTGGGCTTTCCTTTTGTGGAAAGATTCTCAAATTCAGCAAGAAGGTCAAGATAAAGACTCAACAAATTCATGGAAACTCTATCAAAAATGGTGCAAAATGGATACGCACATAAGGGATTCCTGGATTGCAGCTGGAAAAACCATTCaaacatttacaaaaattagtAATGCAAAAATGCAGGATGTACCAAGACAAAATCAGAGTAGTAATGCAGAAG GAAAGCCAGTGGTTGTCCGTAAAGTTATTAGAAATGGGCAACCAGAAGAAGCTGACAGTAAAAAAGATGGTAAGGGTTTAGAGGCAAAGAATCAAAAACATTATGAATCTTTTGATACAGAGggggaaaagaaggaaaaaccAAAATTAAAACCTTCTATAAAACCTAAG GGTAAATCTAGTAAAGCTGGCGACGAAGACCGGGACTCGAGCGACGAAGAATATACAGTAGAAAAGATCTTAGCAAAACGTTTTAACCCAAAAAAAAGGTGTTCAGAATATCTATTAAAATGGGAAGGATATGGACA TGAGCATAATACGTGGGAGCCTGCTGAGCATGTAGCTACGTGTAAACATTTATTGGAAGAATTTGAAAGAAATCTTGCTAAACAAAAAGAATTGAAGGCAGCACAACAGCAGGCTAATGCAAAAGCAGCAGGGCGGGGTGGTCATCCTGCTCAAAAAACGGTTATAAAAGCGGAAGCAAAACCTGGACCAAGTACTGCAGCTCAAGTAGG GCGACCAATGCGCTCAAGTAAATCAAAAGCAATGGATCAAGTGAAACAATGGTGCGGTTCGATGAAAGACGAAGACAATgatt tgttaGGGAAAAGGAGAATGGACTATTCCGAGAGCGATTCTGAGGACGGGGGTAGCAGTGCTGCAAAACGAGTAAAAGGTGACACAGGTAGTGATGAAGACTGGACGGGAGAATCCGAGGAGGAGAGACTGTTGGGGCGAAGCGACGTGATTCAACGAGCATTCAATCGTGCCAATGCTCAATCAAACGGTTCTAACAGGGCAAGTGGTTCGTCTTCAGATCTTGCGACTTCGTTGGGACTTCAATCTCCCGAGGGAGCAAAATCTAACCAACCACCAGTTTTGGTGGCAAACGCCAAAGGAGTCGTTAAAGTTGACCCGAAGCAAATGCCGAACCTAACCTCTGGCGTCTACGTGATGTCACGAAAAGATGGCATCATCAAGTTGGACTCGTCCCCTAGCGGGAAACTGGCCGTGAAAGGTTCGCCAACCGCACAAGGTGTTTTGATGGTTCAAAATCGGGATAATACTAATGTAGTGAGGAAGCAAGTAATATCTGCATCGCAGTCGAATTCGGTCACGCCGGTAAAAGTGGTTTCCAAAATGGACGGAAGTCAAGTAGTAACCCAGATGAAAGTAGTTTCTAAGCCTGTCGCGGGTAAAGCAGGAGGTACACAGAAAACAGAGCCTATAAAGATCCAGCCGAAACCAGATCCGACACAGTTACCGCAGATACATGTCGTGACCGCGGTGCCGGCTCCTATAACTTTACAACCAAGAATAAGTACAGGAATACGTCCTGGACCTGTTACAGGCCAACGTAGCGCGGACGGTCGTCCATTGTTACCCAGACCACCACTGCGCGCGACGACACCAACTAGCGTGCTCGGTATCGGATCGACGATTCGCACACCTGTTAGGGCGCCAGCCCCGAGACAAGTTCAGTCGCAGCAAACGCGTCAGGTGCTACAAAAACGTACGACGGCCGTTACCACGCAAAGTAACTCGGTGAGTCCTGGAAATGTTACTCAGATTAGACCGAAGTTCACGGTTCTTAGTCCACAGCCGAAACAAGTGGCAAAGTCTGGAACTAGTCCAGTGCAGCAGGCTAAACAGCCACAGAAAACGCAAATTGGTAAGCCACAGTCATTGTTATCTCCTCAGCAGAAATTACTAATGGCAAAAAGGAAAGCTCAAGAAGCAGCCGGTATCGTTAAACCTGGCGGTCGTGGTTTGTTAGCGGGCGCTCGCGCCACCACTGGACGTGGTAGAGGGAAACTGGTCGACACATCGACGGCTACTACACCGGGAAACAAACCGAAAGAGAGCAAATTGGCGGAGGGTGACGGTCTTCACATGGAATTCCACGAAGTAGGCTCTGAAGAAAGCAGCAGTGAAGGTGAACCGGAACTGCCACCACCTGAGGCTGACACCATAACCACCGCGGAACCCGACAGTCCACCCCGACCGTTCACATTGTGTCCATTGACGGGACGTATTATCGGGCCAGACGGTGAACCCGTCGAACAGCCAGCGGAACCCGAACCTGAACCGGAACCGACGACACCGTTGTCCACCGTCAAGACGCCTACGTCTACTACAACCGAGAGCATAGATGTAGCTGCTACAACCACCACCGCAGAATTGGTTCTACCTTCCCTCGATTCTCTTACAGAGGCTGGTGGAATAATGAGAGTTGAAATGAGCCCGGGTGGAACAACAGGCACCATCGTTCAAACGAGCGAACCAGCACAAATTAACTTGTCGAGCGTTGCCGTTCCTGCTCCGGATCTTCCTTGCTTGGATGATACCGCTCCCGCCGTAGCTGCGCCAGTTACCACTGCGACGACGTCTTTAACCGAGGCGACGCCGTCCAGCGAAGCATCGATCGCGGCCGGATTGTCAACCGCCACGGTAACCTCAACCAGCACAATAGCGATCGCATCCACCGACGTAACCAAAACCGAGGAGAAAGTACCAGAAGAGAGGAAGGTATCCGAGGACGCGTCGAACTTAGTAACGATAACAGGCGAGGACGGAGTCGTTTACCAAGTGACAGGACAAGCAGAAGACGGGCAGACGTTGCTGGTGACACGTGACGCCGATGGCGAGCAGCAATGCGTGTACGTCACCACGGAGCAGCAGGGGGATGATGGTTCGGTGTTGACGCTGGACCATGCCGTGGCGGAAGCCGTGGCGCAACTGATACCCGACCAAGTGAACTTGGCCTCACAGTTTTATGTAAAAGAGGGTGGAACGGAACCGGCTGAGAACCCGATGGTGATGTCTATTATGGACAACGCAAATACAACCGACGTGACCGAGGGACAGGAAGATGGCGACGGTCACGGACAAGTTGTAGCTCAAGTTGTGCAAGCGGAGGAACCTACTCCAG GTGGCACCAGAAGAGTAGTCTTACTCTTACCCGATGGGAATTTAATGATGACCGAAGTGACGGAGGAACAGTATGCTGCGTTAGGACTCGGCAAGTGA
- the Chro gene encoding chromodomain-containing protein chromator isoform X2 has protein sequence MEGGDGPSAISSNPTAIKAAQEEMGRLDVLVCGQCHSVFHFIEEFQEHRTKEGACTHISHFRENSNNEQKAQVWAFLLWKDSQIQQEGQDKDSTNSWKLYQKWCKMDTHIRDSWIAAGKTIQTFTKISNAKMQDVPRQNQSSNAEGKPVVVRKVIRNGQPEEADSKKDGKGLEAKNQKHYESFDTEGEKKEKPKLKPSIKPKGKSSKAGDEDRDSSDEEYTVEKILAKRFNPKKRCSEYLLKWEGYGHEHNTWEPAEHVATCKHLLEEFERNLAKQKELKAAQQQANAKAAGRGGHPAQKTVIKAEAKPGPSTAAQVGRPMRSSKSKAMDQVKQWCGSMKDEDNDLLGKRRMDYSESDSEDGGSSAAKRVKGDTGSDEDWTGESEEERLLGRSDVIQRAFNRANAQSNGSNRASGSSSDLATSLGLQSPEGAKSNQPPVLVANAKGVVKVDPKQMPNLTSGVYVMSRKDGIIKLDSSPSGKLAVKGSPTAQGVLMVQNRDNTNVVRKQVISASQSNSVTPVKVVSKMDGSQVVTQMKVVSKPVAGKAGGQRSADGRPLLPRPPLRATTPTSVLGIGSTIRTPVRAPAPRQVQSQQTRQVLQKRTTAVTTQSNSVSPGNVTQIRPKFTVLSPQPKQVAKSGTSPVQQAKQPQKTQIGKPQSLLSPQQKLLMAKRKAQEAAGIVKPGGRGLLAGARATTGRGRGKLVDTSTATTPGNKPKESKLAEGDGLHMEFHEVGSEESSSEGEPELPPPEADTITTAEPDSPPRPFTLCPLTGRIIGPDGEPVEQPAEPEPEPEPTTPLSTVKTPTSTTTESIDVAATTTTAELVLPSLDSLTEAGGIMRVEMSPGGTTGTIVQTSEPAQINLSSVAVPAPDLPCLDDTAPAVAAPVTTATTSLTEATPSSEASIAAGLSTATVTSTSTIAIASTDVTKTEEKVPEERKVSEDASNLVTITGEDGVVYQVTGQAEDGQTLLVTRDADGEQQCVYVTTEQQGDDGSVLTLDHAVAEAVAQLIPDQVNLASQFYVKEGGTEPAENPMVMSIMDNANTTDVTEGQEDGDGHGQVVAQVVQAEEPTPGGTRRVVLLLPDGNLMMTEVTEEQYAALGLGK, from the exons aTGGAGGGAGGCGATGGCCCTTCAGCCATCAGTAGCAATCCTACTGCTATTAAAG CTGCACAAGAAGAAATGGGAAGGTTAGACGTTCTTGTATGTGGACAGTGCCATtcagtttttcattttattgaGGAATTTCAAGAGCATCGTACAAAGGAAGGCGCTTGTACTCATATATCGCATTTTCGTGAAAATAGTAAT AATGAACAGAAAGCACAAGTGTGGGCTTTCCTTTTGTGGAAAGATTCTCAAATTCAGCAAGAAGGTCAAGATAAAGACTCAACAAATTCATGGAAACTCTATCAAAAATGGTGCAAAATGGATACGCACATAAGGGATTCCTGGATTGCAGCTGGAAAAACCATTCaaacatttacaaaaattagtAATGCAAAAATGCAGGATGTACCAAGACAAAATCAGAGTAGTAATGCAGAAG GAAAGCCAGTGGTTGTCCGTAAAGTTATTAGAAATGGGCAACCAGAAGAAGCTGACAGTAAAAAAGATGGTAAGGGTTTAGAGGCAAAGAATCAAAAACATTATGAATCTTTTGATACAGAGggggaaaagaaggaaaaaccAAAATTAAAACCTTCTATAAAACCTAAG GGTAAATCTAGTAAAGCTGGCGACGAAGACCGGGACTCGAGCGACGAAGAATATACAGTAGAAAAGATCTTAGCAAAACGTTTTAACCCAAAAAAAAGGTGTTCAGAATATCTATTAAAATGGGAAGGATATGGACA TGAGCATAATACGTGGGAGCCTGCTGAGCATGTAGCTACGTGTAAACATTTATTGGAAGAATTTGAAAGAAATCTTGCTAAACAAAAAGAATTGAAGGCAGCACAACAGCAGGCTAATGCAAAAGCAGCAGGGCGGGGTGGTCATCCTGCTCAAAAAACGGTTATAAAAGCGGAAGCAAAACCTGGACCAAGTACTGCAGCTCAAGTAGG GCGACCAATGCGCTCAAGTAAATCAAAAGCAATGGATCAAGTGAAACAATGGTGCGGTTCGATGAAAGACGAAGACAATgatt tgttaGGGAAAAGGAGAATGGACTATTCCGAGAGCGATTCTGAGGACGGGGGTAGCAGTGCTGCAAAACGAGTAAAAGGTGACACAGGTAGTGATGAAGACTGGACGGGAGAATCCGAGGAGGAGAGACTGTTGGGGCGAAGCGACGTGATTCAACGAGCATTCAATCGTGCCAATGCTCAATCAAACGGTTCTAACAGGGCAAGTGGTTCGTCTTCAGATCTTGCGACTTCGTTGGGACTTCAATCTCCCGAGGGAGCAAAATCTAACCAACCACCAGTTTTGGTGGCAAACGCCAAAGGAGTCGTTAAAGTTGACCCGAAGCAAATGCCGAACCTAACCTCTGGCGTCTACGTGATGTCACGAAAAGATGGCATCATCAAGTTGGACTCGTCCCCTAGCGGGAAACTGGCCGTGAAAGGTTCGCCAACCGCACAAGGTGTTTTGATGGTTCAAAATCGGGATAATACTAATGTAGTGAGGAAGCAAGTAATATCTGCATCGCAGTCGAATTCGGTCACGCCGGTAAAAGTGGTTTCCAAAATGGACGGAAGTCAAGTAGTAACCCAGATGAAAGTAGTTTCTAAGCCTGTCGCGGGTAAAGCAGGAG GCCAACGTAGCGCGGACGGTCGTCCATTGTTACCCAGACCACCACTGCGCGCGACGACACCAACTAGCGTGCTCGGTATCGGATCGACGATTCGCACACCTGTTAGGGCGCCAGCCCCGAGACAAGTTCAGTCGCAGCAAACGCGTCAGGTGCTACAAAAACGTACGACGGCCGTTACCACGCAAAGTAACTCGGTGAGTCCTGGAAATGTTACTCAGATTAGACCGAAGTTCACGGTTCTTAGTCCACAGCCGAAACAAGTGGCAAAGTCTGGAACTAGTCCAGTGCAGCAGGCTAAACAGCCACAGAAAACGCAAATTGGTAAGCCACAGTCATTGTTATCTCCTCAGCAGAAATTACTAATGGCAAAAAGGAAAGCTCAAGAAGCAGCCGGTATCGTTAAACCTGGCGGTCGTGGTTTGTTAGCGGGCGCTCGCGCCACCACTGGACGTGGTAGAGGGAAACTGGTCGACACATCGACGGCTACTACACCGGGAAACAAACCGAAAGAGAGCAAATTGGCGGAGGGTGACGGTCTTCACATGGAATTCCACGAAGTAGGCTCTGAAGAAAGCAGCAGTGAAGGTGAACCGGAACTGCCACCACCTGAGGCTGACACCATAACCACCGCGGAACCCGACAGTCCACCCCGACCGTTCACATTGTGTCCATTGACGGGACGTATTATCGGGCCAGACGGTGAACCCGTCGAACAGCCAGCGGAACCCGAACCTGAACCGGAACCGACGACACCGTTGTCCACCGTCAAGACGCCTACGTCTACTACAACCGAGAGCATAGATGTAGCTGCTACAACCACCACCGCAGAATTGGTTCTACCTTCCCTCGATTCTCTTACAGAGGCTGGTGGAATAATGAGAGTTGAAATGAGCCCGGGTGGAACAACAGGCACCATCGTTCAAACGAGCGAACCAGCACAAATTAACTTGTCGAGCGTTGCCGTTCCTGCTCCGGATCTTCCTTGCTTGGATGATACCGCTCCCGCCGTAGCTGCGCCAGTTACCACTGCGACGACGTCTTTAACCGAGGCGACGCCGTCCAGCGAAGCATCGATCGCGGCCGGATTGTCAACCGCCACGGTAACCTCAACCAGCACAATAGCGATCGCATCCACCGACGTAACCAAAACCGAGGAGAAAGTACCAGAAGAGAGGAAGGTATCCGAGGACGCGTCGAACTTAGTAACGATAACAGGCGAGGACGGAGTCGTTTACCAAGTGACAGGACAAGCAGAAGACGGGCAGACGTTGCTGGTGACACGTGACGCCGATGGCGAGCAGCAATGCGTGTACGTCACCACGGAGCAGCAGGGGGATGATGGTTCGGTGTTGACGCTGGACCATGCCGTGGCGGAAGCCGTGGCGCAACTGATACCCGACCAAGTGAACTTGGCCTCACAGTTTTATGTAAAAGAGGGTGGAACGGAACCGGCTGAGAACCCGATGGTGATGTCTATTATGGACAACGCAAATACAACCGACGTGACCGAGGGACAGGAAGATGGCGACGGTCACGGACAAGTTGTAGCTCAAGTTGTGCAAGCGGAGGAACCTACTCCAG GTGGCACCAGAAGAGTAGTCTTACTCTTACCCGATGGGAATTTAATGATGACCGAAGTGACGGAGGAACAGTATGCTGCGTTAGGACTCGGCAAGTGA
- the Chro gene encoding chromodomain-containing protein chromator isoform X3, protein MEGGDGPSAISSNPTAIKAAQEEMGRLDVLVCGQCHSVFHFIEEFQEHRTKEGACTHISHFRENSNNEQKAQVWAFLLWKDSQIQQEGQDKDSTNSWKLYQKWCKMDTHIRDSWIAAGKTIQTFTKISNAKMQDVPRQNQSSNAEGKPVVVRKVIRNGQPEEADSKKDGKGLEAKNQKHYESFDTEGEKKEKPKLKPSIKPKGKSSKAGDEDRDSSDEEYTVEKILAKRFNPKKRCSEYLLKWEGYGHEHNTWEPAEHVATCKHLLEEFERNLAKQKELKAAQQQANAKAAGRGGHPAQKTVIKAEAKPGPSTAAQVGRPMRSSKSKAMDQVKQWCGSMKDEDNDLLGKRRMDYSESDSEDGGSSAAKRVKGDTGSDEDWTGESEEERLLGRSDVIQRAFNRANAQSNGSNRASGSSSDLATSLGLQSPEGAKSNQPPVLVANAKGVVKVDPKQMPNLTSGVYVMSRKDGIIKLDSSPSGKLAVKGSPTAQGVLMVQNRDNTNVVRKQVISASQSNSVTPVKVVSKMDGSQVVTQMKVVSKPVAGKAGGTQKTEPIKIQPKPDPTQLPQIHVVTAVPAPITLQPRISTGIRPGPVTGQRSADGRPLLPRPPLRATTPTSVLGIGSTIRTPVRAPAPRQVQSQQTRQVLQKRTTAVTTQSNSQKLLMAKRKAQEAAGIVKPGGRGLLAGARATTGRGRGKLVDTSTATTPGNKPKESKLAEGDGLHMEFHEVGSEESSSEGEPELPPPEADTITTAEPDSPPRPFTLCPLTGRIIGPDGEPVEQPAEPEPEPEPTTPLSTVKTPTSTTTESIDVAATTTTAELVLPSLDSLTEAGGIMRVEMSPGGTTGTIVQTSEPAQINLSSVAVPAPDLPCLDDTAPAVAAPVTTATTSLTEATPSSEASIAAGLSTATVTSTSTIAIASTDVTKTEEKVPEERKVSEDASNLVTITGEDGVVYQVTGQAEDGQTLLVTRDADGEQQCVYVTTEQQGDDGSVLTLDHAVAEAVAQLIPDQVNLASQFYVKEGGTEPAENPMVMSIMDNANTTDVTEGQEDGDGHGQVVAQVVQAEEPTPGGTRRVVLLLPDGNLMMTEVTEEQYAALGLGK, encoded by the exons aTGGAGGGAGGCGATGGCCCTTCAGCCATCAGTAGCAATCCTACTGCTATTAAAG CTGCACAAGAAGAAATGGGAAGGTTAGACGTTCTTGTATGTGGACAGTGCCATtcagtttttcattttattgaGGAATTTCAAGAGCATCGTACAAAGGAAGGCGCTTGTACTCATATATCGCATTTTCGTGAAAATAGTAAT AATGAACAGAAAGCACAAGTGTGGGCTTTCCTTTTGTGGAAAGATTCTCAAATTCAGCAAGAAGGTCAAGATAAAGACTCAACAAATTCATGGAAACTCTATCAAAAATGGTGCAAAATGGATACGCACATAAGGGATTCCTGGATTGCAGCTGGAAAAACCATTCaaacatttacaaaaattagtAATGCAAAAATGCAGGATGTACCAAGACAAAATCAGAGTAGTAATGCAGAAG GAAAGCCAGTGGTTGTCCGTAAAGTTATTAGAAATGGGCAACCAGAAGAAGCTGACAGTAAAAAAGATGGTAAGGGTTTAGAGGCAAAGAATCAAAAACATTATGAATCTTTTGATACAGAGggggaaaagaaggaaaaaccAAAATTAAAACCTTCTATAAAACCTAAG GGTAAATCTAGTAAAGCTGGCGACGAAGACCGGGACTCGAGCGACGAAGAATATACAGTAGAAAAGATCTTAGCAAAACGTTTTAACCCAAAAAAAAGGTGTTCAGAATATCTATTAAAATGGGAAGGATATGGACA TGAGCATAATACGTGGGAGCCTGCTGAGCATGTAGCTACGTGTAAACATTTATTGGAAGAATTTGAAAGAAATCTTGCTAAACAAAAAGAATTGAAGGCAGCACAACAGCAGGCTAATGCAAAAGCAGCAGGGCGGGGTGGTCATCCTGCTCAAAAAACGGTTATAAAAGCGGAAGCAAAACCTGGACCAAGTACTGCAGCTCAAGTAGG GCGACCAATGCGCTCAAGTAAATCAAAAGCAATGGATCAAGTGAAACAATGGTGCGGTTCGATGAAAGACGAAGACAATgatt tgttaGGGAAAAGGAGAATGGACTATTCCGAGAGCGATTCTGAGGACGGGGGTAGCAGTGCTGCAAAACGAGTAAAAGGTGACACAGGTAGTGATGAAGACTGGACGGGAGAATCCGAGGAGGAGAGACTGTTGGGGCGAAGCGACGTGATTCAACGAGCATTCAATCGTGCCAATGCTCAATCAAACGGTTCTAACAGGGCAAGTGGTTCGTCTTCAGATCTTGCGACTTCGTTGGGACTTCAATCTCCCGAGGGAGCAAAATCTAACCAACCACCAGTTTTGGTGGCAAACGCCAAAGGAGTCGTTAAAGTTGACCCGAAGCAAATGCCGAACCTAACCTCTGGCGTCTACGTGATGTCACGAAAAGATGGCATCATCAAGTTGGACTCGTCCCCTAGCGGGAAACTGGCCGTGAAAGGTTCGCCAACCGCACAAGGTGTTTTGATGGTTCAAAATCGGGATAATACTAATGTAGTGAGGAAGCAAGTAATATCTGCATCGCAGTCGAATTCGGTCACGCCGGTAAAAGTGGTTTCCAAAATGGACGGAAGTCAAGTAGTAACCCAGATGAAAGTAGTTTCTAAGCCTGTCGCGGGTAAAGCAGGAGGTACACAGAAAACAGAGCCTATAAAGATCCAGCCGAAACCAGATCCGACACAGTTACCGCAGATACATGTCGTGACCGCGGTGCCGGCTCCTATAACTTTACAACCAAGAATAAGTACAGGAATACGTCCTGGACCTGTTACAGGCCAACGTAGCGCGGACGGTCGTCCATTGTTACCCAGACCACCACTGCGCGCGACGACACCAACTAGCGTGCTCGGTATCGGATCGACGATTCGCACACCTGTTAGGGCGCCAGCCCCGAGACAAGTTCAGTCGCAGCAAACGCGTCAGGTGCTACAAAAACGTACGACGGCCGTTACCACGCAAAGTAACTCG CAGAAATTACTAATGGCAAAAAGGAAAGCTCAAGAAGCAGCCGGTATCGTTAAACCTGGCGGTCGTGGTTTGTTAGCGGGCGCTCGCGCCACCACTGGACGTGGTAGAGGGAAACTGGTCGACACATCGACGGCTACTACACCGGGAAACAAACCGAAAGAGAGCAAATTGGCGGAGGGTGACGGTCTTCACATGGAATTCCACGAAGTAGGCTCTGAAGAAAGCAGCAGTGAAGGTGAACCGGAACTGCCACCACCTGAGGCTGACACCATAACCACCGCGGAACCCGACAGTCCACCCCGACCGTTCACATTGTGTCCATTGACGGGACGTATTATCGGGCCAGACGGTGAACCCGTCGAACAGCCAGCGGAACCCGAACCTGAACCGGAACCGACGACACCGTTGTCCACCGTCAAGACGCCTACGTCTACTACAACCGAGAGCATAGATGTAGCTGCTACAACCACCACCGCAGAATTGGTTCTACCTTCCCTCGATTCTCTTACAGAGGCTGGTGGAATAATGAGAGTTGAAATGAGCCCGGGTGGAACAACAGGCACCATCGTTCAAACGAGCGAACCAGCACAAATTAACTTGTCGAGCGTTGCCGTTCCTGCTCCGGATCTTCCTTGCTTGGATGATACCGCTCCCGCCGTAGCTGCGCCAGTTACCACTGCGACGACGTCTTTAACCGAGGCGACGCCGTCCAGCGAAGCATCGATCGCGGCCGGATTGTCAACCGCCACGGTAACCTCAACCAGCACAATAGCGATCGCATCCACCGACGTAACCAAAACCGAGGAGAAAGTACCAGAAGAGAGGAAGGTATCCGAGGACGCGTCGAACTTAGTAACGATAACAGGCGAGGACGGAGTCGTTTACCAAGTGACAGGACAAGCAGAAGACGGGCAGACGTTGCTGGTGACACGTGACGCCGATGGCGAGCAGCAATGCGTGTACGTCACCACGGAGCAGCAGGGGGATGATGGTTCGGTGTTGACGCTGGACCATGCCGTGGCGGAAGCCGTGGCGCAACTGATACCCGACCAAGTGAACTTGGCCTCACAGTTTTATGTAAAAGAGGGTGGAACGGAACCGGCTGAGAACCCGATGGTGATGTCTATTATGGACAACGCAAATACAACCGACGTGACCGAGGGACAGGAAGATGGCGACGGTCACGGACAAGTTGTAGCTCAAGTTGTGCAAGCGGAGGAACCTACTCCAG GTGGCACCAGAAGAGTAGTCTTACTCTTACCCGATGGGAATTTAATGATGACCGAAGTGACGGAGGAACAGTATGCTGCGTTAGGACTCGGCAAGTGA